The Gossypium hirsutum isolate 1008001.06 chromosome A03, Gossypium_hirsutum_v2.1, whole genome shotgun sequence genome contains the following window.
AGAACTGAAACAGGGACATTGATTTCAGGAGAAAATAGCACAAAGAATGAAAAACAAACAATtctcaaaattctttttattagTTATATGAAGACAGAGAACTCATTTCGTACATCCATTTGTAAGTTATATACATTATGCAAGCAAAGACCCCAGCCATGCCCCCAGTCCTCAAACCTTGTTTCGAATGACCAAAGCTTGCACTCGGGAGTCAATGATTCACCCAAATTAAGAATGTTCCTTGTAATTGTAATCGATTTTGACAGATTTATGGCTCAGTTGGGACCCCAACAGCTCAAGTACATGACAGTCCTCAAAGACTCTTCTGATTGTTTAGACTTGTTCAGTCCCTTTGAAATTGCAGCTGAGGATTGAGAGGAGAGGTTCTTGGCCTGTGAAGCTGACCTCACATGGTTCTTGGCATGCTGCGCAACTGACCTTACTGTGTAGTTCCATCTGCAAATACCTTGATCTTTCAGAGCCTCTACAGCTCCAATACTAGCTGCAACAATCCATGCTCTGCTTGTAGAACTCATCTTTGCAAACACTTGATTCTTGAATGTTGAAATTGAAGAAAGCTTGTATAAAGACAGATACACTGTGGTTTTGTTGATTGATGCTTAAGTGAAAGGGGGTTGCTTATATTTATAGGATAGCAAAAAAGGGGTGGTCCAGAAAGCCAAATATTAGGAGAAAGAAACAACAGGCTACATGCTCGTGGTTTTCCTTTTCCTGGGCGAGTGGGGTCGGATGCACTTGGAACCATATGACTTCAATGCCCATCTGAAATCACTTGACGACAACAAATAGATATAGGACAATATTCAATGAATGCACGGTGGGCACATGGTTTGTTCTTAATAAACTAATAGCCGGCTGACTATTGGAGTACAACAGTCCAAACCACGCAATTGGGAATTGAAAAACAAGAGGCATATTTTGGAATATGATAAGAGCAAACTTTTTGCCACTTATTGAGTTCGTAATCAAATATATGTACAATTTCTTTGTTTATAGTCACTCCTTGCTTATAAGCTAGTATTGGTATGTGCTTCCCGATCATCTAATCTACCTTGCAGCAGGATCGCCTGACCGACTAATCATTCATGcaaataattt
Protein-coding sequences here:
- the LOC107886738 gene encoding uncharacterized protein, encoding MSSTSRAWIVAASIGAVEALKDQGICRWNYTVRSVAQHAKNHVRSASQAKNLSSQSSAAISKGLNKSKQSEESLRTVMYLSCWGPN